The proteins below are encoded in one region of Stenotrophomonas bentonitica:
- the queC gene encoding 7-cyano-7-deazaguanine synthase QueC has product MKNAVVLLSGGMDSAAVVAMAREQGFAVHALSVRYGQRHTSELDAAAAVAKALGVAAHKTVNVDLRSIGGSALTDDIDVPEAGGEGIPVTYVPARNTIMLSVALGWAEVLGANDIFCGVNAVDYSGYPDCRPEFISAFQTLANLATKAGVEGAGIQVHAPLQFLSKADIVREGVRLGVDFGLTVSCYNADATGAACGHCDACRLRAQGFADAGVPDPTRYA; this is encoded by the coding sequence ATGAAGAACGCAGTTGTCCTCCTGTCCGGCGGCATGGATTCCGCCGCCGTCGTCGCCATGGCGCGTGAGCAGGGCTTCGCCGTGCACGCCCTGAGCGTCCGCTACGGCCAGCGCCACACCTCCGAACTGGACGCCGCCGCCGCGGTGGCCAAGGCGCTGGGCGTGGCCGCGCACAAGACCGTCAACGTCGACCTGCGCAGCATCGGCGGTTCAGCCCTGACCGACGACATCGACGTGCCCGAAGCGGGCGGCGAGGGCATCCCGGTCACCTACGTGCCGGCACGCAACACCATCATGCTTTCGGTCGCGCTGGGCTGGGCCGAAGTGCTGGGCGCCAACGACATCTTCTGCGGCGTCAACGCCGTGGACTACTCCGGTTACCCGGACTGCCGCCCCGAGTTCATCAGCGCCTTCCAGACCCTGGCCAACCTGGCCACCAAGGCCGGCGTGGAAGGGGCGGGCATCCAGGTGCACGCCCCGCTGCAGTTCCTGAGCAAGGCCGACATCGTGCGTGAAGGCGTGCGCCTGGGCGTGGACTTCGGCCTCACCGTCTCCTGCTACAACGCCGACGCCACCGGCGCGGCCTGCGGCCACTGCGACGCCTGCCGCCTGCGCGCCCAGGGCTTCGCCGACGCCGGCGTGCCGGACCCGACCCGCTACGCCTGA
- the ybgF gene encoding tol-pal system protein YbgF, with protein MGIKTLMLVVAAALVAAAPAQAQRQSLADRVGALEQQAYNNSSNQDLLNQVTQLRQQMQQLQSTVEQLQHENAQLKQTSQDQYLDLDGRLNRIEGGSAPILPAAPAPNAPAAAPKPAVPAAAATERPPSVHGDPGSLAASGDERTAYNVAFDSLKAGKYDDSAQLFLSFLELYPNGVYTPNALYWLGESYYATRNFPLAEAQFRDLLARYPTHDKASGGLLKVGLSQYGEGKIDEAQATLEQVVNTYPGSDAARTAQDRLQAIRLGQQIR; from the coding sequence ATTGGCATCAAAACCTTGATGCTGGTCGTTGCGGCAGCCCTCGTGGCTGCCGCACCGGCGCAGGCCCAGCGGCAGAGCCTGGCCGACCGCGTTGGCGCGCTCGAACAGCAGGCCTACAACAACAGTTCCAACCAGGATCTGTTGAACCAGGTCACCCAGCTGCGTCAGCAGATGCAGCAGCTGCAGAGCACCGTTGAGCAGCTCCAGCACGAAAACGCCCAGTTGAAGCAGACCTCGCAGGACCAGTACCTGGACCTGGACGGGCGTCTGAACCGTATTGAAGGGGGCAGCGCCCCGATTCTGCCGGCCGCACCGGCCCCGAATGCACCCGCTGCCGCACCCAAGCCCGCCGTACCGGCAGCGGCCGCCACCGAGCGGCCGCCTTCCGTACACGGCGACCCGGGCAGCCTGGCCGCCAGCGGCGACGAGCGCACTGCCTACAATGTCGCCTTCGATTCGCTCAAGGCCGGCAAGTACGACGACTCCGCGCAGCTGTTCCTGAGCTTCCTGGAGCTGTACCCGAACGGCGTCTACACCCCCAATGCGCTGTACTGGCTGGGTGAAAGCTACTACGCCACCCGCAATTTCCCGCTCGCCGAGGCGCAGTTCCGCGACCTCCTGGCGCGCTACCCGACCCACGACAAGGCCTCTGGCGGCCTGCTGAAGGTCGGTCTTTCGCAGTATGGCGAAGGCAAGATCGACGAGGCCCAGGCCACCCTGGAGCAGGTCGTCAACACCTATCCCGGCTCGGACGCCGCGCGCACCGCGCAGGACCGTCTGCAGGCCATCCGCCTCGGCCAGCAGATCCGCTGA
- a CDS encoding zf-TFIIB domain-containing protein, producing MQCPVCTTQALVMSERQGIEIDYCPQCRGVWLDRGELDKIIERSVGAAAPAPARAAAPPQQQEYVQHRDTRHLGQQHHGDGHGYRKKKKESFLSDLFDF from the coding sequence ATGCAATGCCCCGTCTGCACGACCCAAGCGCTGGTGATGTCCGAGCGCCAGGGCATCGAAATCGATTACTGCCCGCAATGCCGTGGCGTGTGGCTGGACCGAGGTGAGCTGGACAAGATCATCGAGCGCTCGGTGGGTGCCGCCGCACCTGCGCCCGCCCGCGCGGCCGCGCCGCCGCAGCAGCAGGAATACGTGCAGCACCGGGATACCCGCCACCTGGGCCAGCAGCACCATGGCGATGGCCATGGGTATCGCAAGAAGAAGAAAGAGAGTTTCCTGTCGGACCTGTTTGATTTCTGA
- a CDS encoding response regulator, which translates to MLLSKRHVEPRVLLIEDTEDTRELSRMALESQACEVAAVSTAEAALGLLQAGERFDLVFTDVCLGGLSGIEAAHRIRQQFPSLPVLVTSGLQPDRVTPHLAPGIHFLPKPYSMSELLDAIRACFGDHEVDRAA; encoded by the coding sequence ATGCTGTTGTCCAAGCGCCATGTAGAACCGCGCGTGCTGTTGATCGAAGACACCGAAGACACCCGCGAACTGAGCCGCATGGCGCTGGAAAGCCAAGCCTGCGAAGTGGCCGCGGTCAGCACCGCCGAAGCCGCGCTGGGCCTGCTGCAGGCCGGCGAGCGCTTCGACCTGGTATTCACCGACGTCTGCCTGGGCGGACTGAGCGGCATCGAGGCCGCGCACCGCATCCGCCAGCAGTTCCCCAGCCTGCCGGTGCTGGTGACCTCCGGCCTGCAGCCGGACCGGGTCACCCCGCACCTGGCCCCGGGCATCCACTTCCTGCCCAAGCCCTACTCGATGAGCGAACTGCTGGACGCCATCCGCGCCTGTTTCGGCGACCACGAGGTCGACCGCGCCGCCTGA
- a CDS encoding DUF3011 domain-containing protein: MQTRLLLGTPLLLLATLADARADDFVTCESRDNRYQSCSLPYAGYVTLDRKLSGADCRQGRSWDYDRRNVWVDDGCRASFRVSNNDRHNDHDDGNHDAKVAAGVLIGAAILGALVHNANKDDQRYDDDNYQGARHNSYVPQWMVGEFEGYNPMYNADIRMRIESDGRMSAQARGQNLSGWVNGGQLNVGNSVFDISQSRDGFVTTEVGDRQNEVRYHRVR, translated from the coding sequence ATGCAGACCCGATTGCTGCTGGGCACTCCCTTGTTGTTGCTGGCCACCCTTGCCGACGCGCGTGCCGACGACTTCGTCACCTGCGAAAGCCGCGACAACCGCTACCAGTCCTGTTCATTGCCGTATGCCGGCTATGTGACGCTTGATCGGAAGCTCTCCGGCGCCGACTGCCGCCAGGGCCGCAGCTGGGATTACGACCGGCGCAACGTCTGGGTGGATGACGGTTGCCGCGCCTCGTTCCGGGTCAGCAACAACGACCGGCACAACGACCACGACGACGGCAACCACGATGCCAAGGTGGCCGCTGGCGTGCTGATCGGCGCTGCCATCCTTGGCGCACTGGTGCACAACGCCAACAAGGACGACCAGCGCTACGACGACGACAACTACCAGGGTGCTCGCCACAACTCGTACGTACCGCAATGGATGGTGGGCGAGTTCGAAGGCTACAACCCGATGTACAACGCCGACATCCGCATGCGGATCGAATCCGATGGCCGCATGAGCGCGCAGGCCCGGGGCCAGAACCTGTCCGGCTGGGTCAACGGCGGCCAGCTCAACGTAGGCAACAGCGTGTTCGACATCAGCCAGAGCCGCGATGGCTTCGTCACGACCGAAGTGGGCGATCGCCAGAACGAAGTGCGTTACCACCGCGTACGCTGA
- a CDS encoding GNAT family N-acetyltransferase — translation MTTTIRRATPADADLLSELAITTYTETFGDSYPPEDLAAFLHAHYSPEPQRRELEDPRSAAWLLFDDDHPIGYLAAGPNSLPHADAQEGDIELKRLYVLASHQSGGHGARLMDAFLAWLDQPQRRTLWVGVWSENYGAQRFYARYGCQQVGTYEFPVGDSRDLEFILRRP, via the coding sequence ATGACCACCACCATCCGCCGCGCAACCCCAGCAGACGCCGATCTGTTGTCCGAACTCGCCATCACCACCTACACCGAAACCTTCGGCGACTCGTACCCGCCGGAGGACCTCGCCGCGTTCCTGCACGCGCACTACTCCCCCGAACCGCAACGCCGGGAACTCGAAGACCCACGCAGCGCCGCTTGGTTGCTGTTCGACGACGACCACCCCATCGGCTACCTCGCCGCAGGCCCGAACAGCCTCCCCCACGCAGACGCGCAGGAAGGCGACATCGAACTGAAGCGGCTCTACGTCCTGGCCAGCCACCAAAGCGGCGGCCACGGCGCCCGCCTGATGGACGCTTTCCTGGCATGGCTGGACCAGCCGCAGCGGCGCACCCTGTGGGTCGGCGTCTGGTCGGAGAATTACGGCGCGCAGCGCTTCTACGCACGCTATGGATGCCAGCAGGTAGGCACCTATGAATTCCCGGTGGGCGACAGCCGCGACCTGGAATTCATCCTGCGCCGGCCCTGA
- a CDS encoding MliC family protein, with protein sequence MNRFVLIGLGALALAACKPAPTDPVAPAPAAPTNESPKPVATTETPSAAAAGQGPSFDCAKAASDAEKAVCGDARLSALDRELAALYKAAQTGPGELDIAAEQRGWIKGRDACWQAVDANRCLVESYQTRIVELRLSSASAPAAKAVQYICDDASKPLSVVFHNELDPQVAVVRLARDQAITFAAPSASGARYTREGVEFWEHQGEATLDFYGTRLSCKVGG encoded by the coding sequence ATGAATCGTTTCGTCCTGATCGGCCTGGGTGCGCTTGCGCTGGCGGCCTGTAAGCCCGCGCCGACCGACCCGGTGGCGCCGGCGCCCGCTGCGCCGACCAATGAGTCGCCGAAGCCGGTGGCGACTACTGAAACGCCTAGCGCTGCGGCCGCTGGGCAGGGCCCGTCGTTCGATTGCGCCAAGGCCGCGTCCGATGCCGAGAAAGCGGTCTGCGGTGACGCCCGTCTGTCGGCGCTGGATCGCGAACTGGCCGCGCTTTACAAAGCCGCGCAGACCGGTCCGGGCGAGCTGGACATTGCTGCTGAGCAGCGCGGCTGGATCAAGGGGCGTGATGCGTGCTGGCAGGCGGTCGATGCCAACCGTTGCCTGGTCGAATCCTACCAGACCCGCATCGTGGAGCTGCGCCTGTCCTCGGCATCGGCGCCGGCCGCGAAGGCGGTGCAATACATCTGTGACGACGCGAGCAAGCCGCTGTCGGTGGTGTTCCACAACGAACTGGACCCGCAGGTTGCGGTGGTCCGGTTGGCGCGCGACCAGGCGATTACGTTTGCTGCGCCGTCGGCAAGTGGCGCTCGCTATACGCGCGAGGGCGTGGAGTTCTGGGAACACCAGGGCGAGGCGACGCTGGACTTCTACGGTACGCGGTTGAGCTGCAAGGTCGGGGGCTGA
- the queE gene encoding 7-carboxy-7-deazaguanine synthase QueE → MTTATSDAIATPSEIVQSPLPRLKITEIFTSLQGEADAAGWPTVFVRLTGCPLRCTYCDTAYAFHGGTWWDIDAIVAEVLAQGVQHVCVTGGEPLAQKRCLVLLEKLCEAGMDVSLETSGALDVSGVDPRVSRVVDLKTPGSGEMARNRLENLPLLTRRDQIKFVLCSRDDYEWARAMLREHRLNERCMVLFSPSKGQVTPRELADWIVEDRLPVRFQMQLHKLLWDDEPGR, encoded by the coding sequence ATGACCACCGCCACGTCCGACGCCATCGCCACCCCCAGCGAGATCGTGCAATCCCCGCTGCCGCGCCTGAAGATCACCGAGATCTTCACCTCGCTGCAGGGCGAAGCCGACGCCGCCGGCTGGCCGACCGTGTTCGTGCGCCTGACCGGCTGCCCGCTGCGCTGCACCTACTGCGACACCGCCTACGCCTTCCACGGCGGCACCTGGTGGGACATCGACGCGATCGTGGCCGAGGTGCTGGCCCAGGGCGTGCAGCACGTCTGCGTGACGGGTGGCGAGCCGCTGGCGCAGAAGCGCTGCCTGGTGCTGCTGGAGAAGCTGTGTGAGGCCGGCATGGACGTCTCGCTGGAGACCTCCGGCGCGCTGGATGTGAGCGGCGTGGACCCGCGCGTCTCGCGCGTGGTCGACCTCAAGACGCCCGGTTCGGGCGAAATGGCGCGCAACCGCCTGGAAAACCTGCCGCTGCTGACCCGTCGCGACCAGATCAAGTTCGTCCTGTGCAGCCGCGACGACTACGAATGGGCGCGCGCCATGCTGCGCGAGCACCGTTTGAACGAGCGCTGCATGGTGCTGTTCTCGCCCAGCAAGGGCCAGGTAACGCCGCGCGAGCTGGCCGACTGGATCGTCGAAGACCGGCTGCCGGTGCGCTTCCAGATGCAACTGCACAAGCTTCTGTGGGACGACGAGCCGGGCCGCTGA